In a single window of the Anabas testudineus chromosome 17, fAnaTes1.2, whole genome shotgun sequence genome:
- the rpp40 gene encoding ribonuclease P protein subunit p40 isoform X1: protein MSVDLDQTPRSILVWERSSFLDEKNRINSEVEQLHFNYKVSVLLPECSSTPPHLESVLTSFSRFYLVRNLPLHKLLDKEFLETAVYQGSVYGLSYRTRIDEDNCVALMPNGRLVLSLDKDSFQVLGFEGKPSTFGNRTKNRFVVTIDLTDSSMAPGGRGYLRLLTGLTSRLSLQMDFLLSHHPGGGASLQPLLSHCDWSEHTPEISTQSLTHLSCPEPQSCDPHSFLEWLGAVHTDVSSLSENSSSNFLSSLVCPEPKTTLSQALRVSICGLLLPQDVHHLVQELRCYLERSRLECWTSLTVHGFVDSPVSWGDREHGVLRGGENFYTLLMFHDHTYHIHLATGAHDTCPP, encoded by the exons ATGTCTGTGGATTTGGACCAGACCCCTCGATCCATTCTGGTCTGGGAACGGTCGAGCTTCCTGGACGAAAAGAATCGGATCAATtctgaggtggagcagctgcacTTCAACTACAAG GTGTCTGTGCTGCTACCTGAGTGTAGCTCCACCCCCCCTCACCTGGAATCTGTGTTGACCAGTTTCAGCCGTTTCTATCTGGTGAGGAATCTGCCGCTGCACAAGCTGCTAGACAAAGAGTTTCTGGAAACCGCTGTGTACCAAG gtagCGTGTATGGTCTGTCGTACAGAACCAGGATAGATGAAGACAACTGTGTCGCTCTGATGCCAAATG GTCGTCTGGTTCTGTCTCTGGACAAAGACTCCTTCCAGGTTCTGGGTTTTGAGGGGAAACCGTCCACATTCGGCAACAGAACCAAGAACAGATTTG TAGTGACCATCGACCTGACTGACAGCAGCATGGCACCGGGGGGGCGGGGCTACCTCAGACTCCTCACAGGTCTGACATCACGACTTTCCCTGCAGATGGACTTTCTGTTGTCACATCATCCAG GGGGCGGAGCATCTCTGCAGCCACTTCTGTCTCATTGTGATTGGTCAGAGCACACACCTGAGATTAGCACTCAATCTCTGACACACCTATCCTGTCCCGAGCCGCAGTCATGTGACCCCCACAGCTTCCTGGAGTGGCTTGGAGCCGTGCACACCGATGTCAGCAG TTTAAGTGAGAACTCCTCCAGCAACTTCTTGTCTTCACTGGTCTGTCCGGAACCAAAGACAACACTGAGTCAAGCTCTGAGAGTCTCGATCTGTGGACTGCTGCTTCCTCAGGATGTGCACCACCTCGTTCAGGAGCTCAG GTGTTACCTAGAGCGGTCTCGGCTGGAGTGCTGGACGTCCCTGACGGTTCACGGTTTTGTTGATAGCCCAGTATCATGGGGGGATAGGGAACATGGCGTCCTGAGAGGGGGAGAGAACTTTTACACCCTGCTGATGTTCCACGACCACACCTACCACATCCACCTGGCTACAGGAGCACATGACACCTGTCCACCATGA
- the rpp40 gene encoding ribonuclease P protein subunit p40 isoform X2: MSVDLDQTPRSILVWERSSFLDEKNRINSEVEQLHFNYKVSVLLPECSSTPPHLESVLTSFSRFYLVRNLPLHKLLDKEFLETAVYQGSVYGLSYRTRIDEDNCVALMPNGRLVLSLDKDSFQVLGFEGKPSTFGNRTKNRFVVTIDLTDSSMAPGGRGYLRLLTGLTSRLSLQMDFLLSHHPGGGASLQPLLSHCDWSEHTPEISTQSLTHLSCPEPQSCDPHSFLEWLGAVHTDVSRTKDNTESSSESLDLWTAASSGCAPPRSGAQVLPRAVSAGVLDVPDGSRFC, from the exons ATGTCTGTGGATTTGGACCAGACCCCTCGATCCATTCTGGTCTGGGAACGGTCGAGCTTCCTGGACGAAAAGAATCGGATCAATtctgaggtggagcagctgcacTTCAACTACAAG GTGTCTGTGCTGCTACCTGAGTGTAGCTCCACCCCCCCTCACCTGGAATCTGTGTTGACCAGTTTCAGCCGTTTCTATCTGGTGAGGAATCTGCCGCTGCACAAGCTGCTAGACAAAGAGTTTCTGGAAACCGCTGTGTACCAAG gtagCGTGTATGGTCTGTCGTACAGAACCAGGATAGATGAAGACAACTGTGTCGCTCTGATGCCAAATG GTCGTCTGGTTCTGTCTCTGGACAAAGACTCCTTCCAGGTTCTGGGTTTTGAGGGGAAACCGTCCACATTCGGCAACAGAACCAAGAACAGATTTG TAGTGACCATCGACCTGACTGACAGCAGCATGGCACCGGGGGGGCGGGGCTACCTCAGACTCCTCACAGGTCTGACATCACGACTTTCCCTGCAGATGGACTTTCTGTTGTCACATCATCCAG GGGGCGGAGCATCTCTGCAGCCACTTCTGTCTCATTGTGATTGGTCAGAGCACACACCTGAGATTAGCACTCAATCTCTGACACACCTATCCTGTCCCGAGCCGCAGTCATGTGACCCCCACAGCTTCCTGGAGTGGCTTGGAGCCGTGCACACCGATGTCAGCAG AACCAAAGACAACACTGAGTCAAGCTCTGAGAGTCTCGATCTGTGGACTGCTGCTTCCTCAGGATGTGCACCACCTCGTTCAGGAGCTCAG GTGTTACCTAGAGCGGTCTCGGCTGGAGTGCTGGACGTCCCTGACGGTTCACGGTTTTGTTGA
- the riok1 gene encoding serine/threonine-protein kinase RIO1, with product MSEVRCVPGQFDDAEEDISQSEESSVLCQVSDITLQPSSHQEEEEEEEEEEEDDDDDGDDDDEEWAWRSSGRDLTKRYNRTLNCQSNRQNPSNQMLPSSTPSDKALRKYEHKINLDELNYADSVINKVTTMQKQKDADTYRVKDKSDRATVEQVLDPRTRMILFKMLSRGVISEINGCISTGKEANVYHASTSAGDSRAIKIYKTSILLFKDRDKYVSGEFRFRHGYCKGNPRKMVRTWAEKEMRNLIRLQTAGIPSPEPLLLRSHVLLMGFIGKDNMPAPLLKNALLSESKSRELYLQVVQNMRKMFQDARLVHADLSEFNMLYHNGDAYIIDVSQSVEHDHPHALEFLRKDCSNVNEFFVKHSVAVMTVRELFDFITDPSITCNNIDQYLDKAMVIAAERTSEQRSDQDRVDEEVFKKAYIPRTLTDVSHYERDVDLMRTKEEESSISGHDDNILYQTLTGLKKDLSGVQAVPALLEDDCSSSEEEEDEEENDEQEAEQEQSEEAPMDKKERKKMVKEAQREKRKTKVPKYVKKRKEKVAKMKKGR from the exons ATGTCGGAGGTCAGGTGTGTACCTGGTCAGTTTGATGACGCAGAGGAGGACAT cagccaatcagaagagTCGTCTGTCCTTTGTCAGGTCAGTGACATCACTCTGCAGCCTTCGTCGCaccaggaggaagaagaagaagaggaggaggaggaggaggatgatgatgatgatggtgatgatgatgatgaagagtgGGCCTGGCGATCATCAGGAAGGGATCTGACAAAGAGATACAACAGGACTCTGAACTGTCAG tccaACAGACAGAATCCGTCCAATCAGATGCTGCCGTCCTCGACTCCCTCTGACAAAGCTCTTAGGAAATATGAACACAAGATCAACCTGG ACGAACTGAACTATGCCGACTCGGTGAtcaacaaagtaacaacgatgcagaaacagaaagacgCTGACAC GTACAGAGTAAAGGACAAATCAGATCGAGCCACAGTTGAGCAG GTTTTAGATCCTCGGACTCGAATGATTCTGTTTAAGATGCTGAGTCGGGGAGTGATCAGTGAAATCAACGGCTGCATCAGCACAGGAAAGGAG GCTAATGTTTATCACGCCAGCACCTCAGCGGGAGACAGCAGAGCCATCAAGATCTACAAGACCTCGATCCTGCTGTTCAAAGATCGTGACAAATACGTCAGTGGAGAGTTCAG GTTCCGTCATGGTTACTGCAAAGGAAACCCCAGAAAGATGGTGAGAACCTGGGcagagaaggagatgaggaaCCTTATCAG GCTGCAGACAGCAGGAATTCCAAGTCCAGAACCTCTCCTTCTCAGAAGTCATGTTCTGCTGATGGGTTTTATTGGAAAAGACAACAT GCCAGCTCCGCTGCTGAAGAATGCGTTGTTGTCGGAGTCAAAGTCCCGAGAACTCTACCTGCAGGTTGTACAGAACATGAGGAAAATGTTTCAAGACGCCCGACTTGTCCACGCTGACCTCAGCGAGTTCAACATGTT GTATCACAATGGAGATGCATACATCATCGATGTGTCACAGTCAGTGGAACACGATCATCCTCATGCTCTGGAGTTCCTCAGAAAGGACTGCAGCAACGTCAACG AGTTCTTTGTGAAACACAGTGTGGCAGTGATGACGGTCAGAGAGCTGTTTGACTTCATCACTGATCCGTCGATTACCTGCAACAACATCGATCAGTACCTGGACAAG GCCATGGTGATCGCAGCGGAGCGGACATCGGAGCAACGATCAGATCAGGACCGAGTGGACGAGGAG GTGTTTAAGAAGGCCTACATCCCCCGCACTCTGACCGATGTGAGCCACTATGAGCGAGACGTCGACCTGATGAGAACGAAGGAGGAAGAGTCGTCCATCAGTGGACACGACGATAAC attCTGTATCAGACTCTGACGGGACTGAAGAAGGACCTGTCGGGAGTTCAGGCG GTTCCTGCTCTCCTCGAGGATGACTGCTCATCgtcagaggaagaggaggatgaggaggagaatgACGAACAGGAAGCTGAGCAGGAGCAGAGTGAGGAAGCCCCGATGGACAAAAag gagaggaagaagatggtGAAGGAAGCTCAGAGAGAAAAACGAAAAACTAAAGTCCCCAAATAcgtgaagaagagaaaggagaaggtGGCTAAGATGAAGAAGGGCAGATAA
- the impa1 gene encoding inositol monophosphatase 1: MTDVWQSVMDHAVAVARRAGDVVRAALRDERTVMTKTSSVDLVTQTDQKVEKLIIQSVKEKFPTHRFIGEESVAAGEACDLTDSPTWIIDPIDGTTNFVHAFPFVAVSIGFSVNKQMEFGVVYSCLEDKMFTARRGKGAFCNGSPLQVSAQEDIKQSIIATEFGSSRDPEAVDHIFSSLRSILCIPVHGVRGAGTAAINMCLVASGCVEAYYEIGIHVWDVAAGSLIVSEAGGVLMDVDGGVVDLMSRRIIAANNRNVAERIIKEISSFSPARDDASPASI; this comes from the exons ATGACTGACGTCTGGCAGAGCGTCATGGACCACGCTGTGGCAGTTGCACGACGAGCAGGAGAC GTGGTGCGTGCAGCTCTGCGTGACGAGAGGACGGTGATGACAAAGACCTCATCGGTGGACCTGGTGACACAAACCGACCAGAAGGTGGAGAAACTCATCATCCAATCGGTGAAGGAGAAATTCCCCACACACAG GTTTATAGGGGAGGAGTCAGTGGCTGCAGGTGAAGCTTGTGACCTCACAGACTCTCCCACCTGGATCATTGATCCCATCGACGGAACCACCAACTTTGTTCATGC ATTTCCTTTTGTCGCTGTTTCCATTGGATTCTCAGTCAACAAACAG ATGGAGTTTGGTGTCGTCTACAGCTGTCTCGAAGACAAGATGTTCACAGCAAGGCGAGGAAAGGGAGCTTTCTGTAACGGGAGTCCGCTGCAGGTGTCTGCTCAGGAAG acATCAAACAGTCCATCATCGCCACAGAGTTCGGGTCCAGCAGAGACCCAGAAGCTGTCGACCACATCTTCTCCAGTCTGAGGAGCATCCTGTGCATCCCTGTCCATGG GGTACGCGGAGCAGGAACTGCAGCCATTAACATGTGTCTAGTGGCGTCCGGCTGCGTTGAAGCGTATTATGAGATTGGAATACACGTTTGGGACGTTGCTGCCGGCTCGCTGATCGTCTCCGAGGCCGGAGGAGTCCTCATGGACGTGGACG gAGGAGTTGTGGACCTGATGTCCCGAAGAATCATTGCCGCCAACAACAGAAACGTCGCTGAGAGGATTATCAAAGAGATCAGCTCCTTCAGCCCAGCCCGAGATGACGCTTCACCTGCATCAATCTGA
- the LOC113163634 gene encoding E3 ubiquitin-protein ligase RNF31-like isoform X2, whose product MQIITMTHCSCFLCQTCFKTFFSAAIKERSIDQLVCPQCGRPEIRGQRGMEESMDYFNLLDTQIHELFQRKLRDRALQEMPNFCWCAHCSFGMLHEADRLRMDCPSCKKSTCSQCRSPWSPHHEGLTCEQFRVWQQQNQPDQHTSTLLSYNSIECPDCQFVFSLSRGGCLHFTCSQCQHQFCGGCSQAFVLGAACGFSANCGTKGLHAHHPRDCLYHLRDWSVARLHLLLQYYRISPAWLEPASGDSPETSQTGLCLVLELRDDGRRWEEPCGRPVLPEYRGYCQLHYKERLVELINCCRADPAVVFSTAEMIAELQRWHVTVPTKKPDEPEPLYTHRLRLTLTNSVPLRKQRRSPVRLNHDLCVLKSAVAAGAPPPHLLLTD is encoded by the exons ATGCAGATCATCACCATGACCCACTGCTCCTGCTTCCTGTGTCAGACGTGTTTCAAGACATTTTTCTCGGCAGCCATTAAAGAGCGAAGCATCGATCAGCTAGTTTGTCCTCAGTGCGGCAGACCTGAGATCAGAGGTCAGCGGGGGATGGAGGAGTCCATGGACTACTTCAATTTGCTGGACACTCAG ATCCATGAACTCTTCCAGAGGAAACTCAGAGACCGAGCTCTGCAGGAGATGCCCAACTTCTGCTGGTGTGCCCAT tgttcgTTCGGCATGCTGCATGAAGCGGACCGGCTGAGGATGGACTGTCCCAGCTGTAAGAAAAGTACCTGCTCTCAGTGTAGATCACct tggTCTCCTCATCATGAGGGTCTCACCTGTGAGCAGTTCAGAGTTtggcagcagcagaaccagccAGACCAGCACACCTCCACTTTGCTGAGCTACAACAGCATCG aGTGTCCAGACTGTCAGTTCGTCTTCAGTTTGTCCAGAGGAGGTTGTCTCCACTTCACCTGCAgccagtgtcagcatcagttCTGTGGAGGCTGCAGCCAGGCCTTCGTCCTGGGAGCT GCCTGTGGTTTCTCTGCCAATTGTGGAACCAAAGGTCTTCATGCCCACCACCCCAGAGACTGCCTTTACCACCTGAGAGATTGGAGCGTGGCCCGCCTACACCTGCTGCTACAG TATTACAGAATTTCTCCTGCCTGGTTGGAACCAGCCAGCGGTGATTCACCTGagacgagtcagacag GgttgtgtttggttttggaGCTGAGAGATGACGGCAGAAGATGGGAGGAGCCCTGTGGACGACCTGTGCTGCCTGAATACAGAGGATACTGCCA GTTGCATTATAAGGAGCGTTTGGTGGAGCTCATTAACTGTTGCCGTGCCGACCCAGCAGTCGTCTTCAGTACAGCAGAGATGATAGCAGAACTTCAGCGCTGGCACGTTACAGTGCCGACCAAGAAACCAGACGAACCGGAGCCGCTGTACACCCACCGCCTCCGCCTG ACTCTGACCAATAGCGTTCCTCTCAGGAAGCAACGCCGGTCTCCTGTCAGACTCAACCATGACCTTTGCGTTTTGAAgtctgctgtggctgctggagCTCCGCCCCCTCACCTGTTGCTGACAGACTGA
- the LOC113163634 gene encoding E3 ubiquitin-protein ligase RNF31-like isoform X1 yields the protein MQIITMTHCSCFLCQTCFKTFFSAAIKERSIDQLVCPQCGRPEIRGQRGMEESMDYFNLLDTQIRHFLSPQIHELFQRKLRDRALQEMPNFCWCAHCSFGMLHEADRLRMDCPSCKKSTCSQCRSPWSPHHEGLTCEQFRVWQQQNQPDQHTSTLLSYNSIECPDCQFVFSLSRGGCLHFTCSQCQHQFCGGCSQAFVLGAACGFSANCGTKGLHAHHPRDCLYHLRDWSVARLHLLLQYYRISPAWLEPASGDSPETSQTGLCLVLELRDDGRRWEEPCGRPVLPEYRGYCQLHYKERLVELINCCRADPAVVFSTAEMIAELQRWHVTVPTKKPDEPEPLYTHRLRLTLTNSVPLRKQRRSPVRLNHDLCVLKSAVAAGAPPPHLLLTD from the exons ATGCAGATCATCACCATGACCCACTGCTCCTGCTTCCTGTGTCAGACGTGTTTCAAGACATTTTTCTCGGCAGCCATTAAAGAGCGAAGCATCGATCAGCTAGTTTGTCCTCAGTGCGGCAGACCTGAGATCAGAGGTCAGCGGGGGATGGAGGAGTCCATGGACTACTTCAATTTGCTGGACACTCAG ATCCGTCACTTCCTGTCTCCTCAGATCCATGAACTCTTCCAGAGGAAACTCAGAGACCGAGCTCTGCAGGAGATGCCCAACTTCTGCTGGTGTGCCCAT tgttcgTTCGGCATGCTGCATGAAGCGGACCGGCTGAGGATGGACTGTCCCAGCTGTAAGAAAAGTACCTGCTCTCAGTGTAGATCACct tggTCTCCTCATCATGAGGGTCTCACCTGTGAGCAGTTCAGAGTTtggcagcagcagaaccagccAGACCAGCACACCTCCACTTTGCTGAGCTACAACAGCATCG aGTGTCCAGACTGTCAGTTCGTCTTCAGTTTGTCCAGAGGAGGTTGTCTCCACTTCACCTGCAgccagtgtcagcatcagttCTGTGGAGGCTGCAGCCAGGCCTTCGTCCTGGGAGCT GCCTGTGGTTTCTCTGCCAATTGTGGAACCAAAGGTCTTCATGCCCACCACCCCAGAGACTGCCTTTACCACCTGAGAGATTGGAGCGTGGCCCGCCTACACCTGCTGCTACAG TATTACAGAATTTCTCCTGCCTGGTTGGAACCAGCCAGCGGTGATTCACCTGagacgagtcagacag GgttgtgtttggttttggaGCTGAGAGATGACGGCAGAAGATGGGAGGAGCCCTGTGGACGACCTGTGCTGCCTGAATACAGAGGATACTGCCA GTTGCATTATAAGGAGCGTTTGGTGGAGCTCATTAACTGTTGCCGTGCCGACCCAGCAGTCGTCTTCAGTACAGCAGAGATGATAGCAGAACTTCAGCGCTGGCACGTTACAGTGCCGACCAAGAAACCAGACGAACCGGAGCCGCTGTACACCCACCGCCTCCGCCTG ACTCTGACCAATAGCGTTCCTCTCAGGAAGCAACGCCGGTCTCCTGTCAGACTCAACCATGACCTTTGCGTTTTGAAgtctgctgtggctgctggagCTCCGCCCCCTCACCTGTTGCTGACAGACTGA
- the LOC113163634 gene encoding E3 ubiquitin-protein ligase RNF31-like isoform X4: MPNFCWCAHCSFGMLHEADRLRMDCPSCKKSTCSQCRSPWSPHHEGLTCEQFRVWQQQNQPDQHTSTLLSYNSIECPDCQFVFSLSRGGCLHFTCSQCQHQFCGGCSQAFVLGAACGFSANCGTKGLHAHHPRDCLYHLRDWSVARLHLLLQYYRISPAWLEPASGDSPETSQTGLCLVLELRDDGRRWEEPCGRPVLPEYRGYCQLHYKERLVELINCCRADPAVVFSTAEMIAELQRWHVTVPTKKPDEPEPLYTHRLRLTLTNSVPLRKQRRSPVRLNHDLCVLKSAVAAGAPPPHLLLTD, from the exons ATGCCCAACTTCTGCTGGTGTGCCCAT tgttcgTTCGGCATGCTGCATGAAGCGGACCGGCTGAGGATGGACTGTCCCAGCTGTAAGAAAAGTACCTGCTCTCAGTGTAGATCACct tggTCTCCTCATCATGAGGGTCTCACCTGTGAGCAGTTCAGAGTTtggcagcagcagaaccagccAGACCAGCACACCTCCACTTTGCTGAGCTACAACAGCATCG aGTGTCCAGACTGTCAGTTCGTCTTCAGTTTGTCCAGAGGAGGTTGTCTCCACTTCACCTGCAgccagtgtcagcatcagttCTGTGGAGGCTGCAGCCAGGCCTTCGTCCTGGGAGCT GCCTGTGGTTTCTCTGCCAATTGTGGAACCAAAGGTCTTCATGCCCACCACCCCAGAGACTGCCTTTACCACCTGAGAGATTGGAGCGTGGCCCGCCTACACCTGCTGCTACAG TATTACAGAATTTCTCCTGCCTGGTTGGAACCAGCCAGCGGTGATTCACCTGagacgagtcagacag GgttgtgtttggttttggaGCTGAGAGATGACGGCAGAAGATGGGAGGAGCCCTGTGGACGACCTGTGCTGCCTGAATACAGAGGATACTGCCA GTTGCATTATAAGGAGCGTTTGGTGGAGCTCATTAACTGTTGCCGTGCCGACCCAGCAGTCGTCTTCAGTACAGCAGAGATGATAGCAGAACTTCAGCGCTGGCACGTTACAGTGCCGACCAAGAAACCAGACGAACCGGAGCCGCTGTACACCCACCGCCTCCGCCTG ACTCTGACCAATAGCGTTCCTCTCAGGAAGCAACGCCGGTCTCCTGTCAGACTCAACCATGACCTTTGCGTTTTGAAgtctgctgtggctgctggagCTCCGCCCCCTCACCTGTTGCTGACAGACTGA
- the LOC113163634 gene encoding E3 ubiquitin-protein ligase RNF31-like isoform X3: MQIITMTHCSCFLCQTCFKTFFSAAIKERSIDQLVCPQCGRPEIRGQRGMEESMDYFNLLDTQIRHFLSPQIHELFQRKLRDRALQEMPNFCWCAHCSFGMLHEADRLRMDCPSCKKSTCSQCRSPWSPHHEGLTCEQFRVWQQQNQPDQHTSTLLSYNSIECPDCQFVFSLSRGGCLHFTCSQCQHQFCGGCSQAFVLGAACGFSANCGTKGLHAHHPRDCLYHLRDWSVARLHLLLQYYRISPAWLEPASGDSPETSQTGLCLVLELRDDGRRWEEPCGRPVLPEYRGYCQLHYKERLVELINCCRADPAVVFSTAEMIAELQRWHVTVPTKKPDEPEPLYTHRLRLAFYILTTGQETWC; the protein is encoded by the exons ATGCAGATCATCACCATGACCCACTGCTCCTGCTTCCTGTGTCAGACGTGTTTCAAGACATTTTTCTCGGCAGCCATTAAAGAGCGAAGCATCGATCAGCTAGTTTGTCCTCAGTGCGGCAGACCTGAGATCAGAGGTCAGCGGGGGATGGAGGAGTCCATGGACTACTTCAATTTGCTGGACACTCAG ATCCGTCACTTCCTGTCTCCTCAGATCCATGAACTCTTCCAGAGGAAACTCAGAGACCGAGCTCTGCAGGAGATGCCCAACTTCTGCTGGTGTGCCCAT tgttcgTTCGGCATGCTGCATGAAGCGGACCGGCTGAGGATGGACTGTCCCAGCTGTAAGAAAAGTACCTGCTCTCAGTGTAGATCACct tggTCTCCTCATCATGAGGGTCTCACCTGTGAGCAGTTCAGAGTTtggcagcagcagaaccagccAGACCAGCACACCTCCACTTTGCTGAGCTACAACAGCATCG aGTGTCCAGACTGTCAGTTCGTCTTCAGTTTGTCCAGAGGAGGTTGTCTCCACTTCACCTGCAgccagtgtcagcatcagttCTGTGGAGGCTGCAGCCAGGCCTTCGTCCTGGGAGCT GCCTGTGGTTTCTCTGCCAATTGTGGAACCAAAGGTCTTCATGCCCACCACCCCAGAGACTGCCTTTACCACCTGAGAGATTGGAGCGTGGCCCGCCTACACCTGCTGCTACAG TATTACAGAATTTCTCCTGCCTGGTTGGAACCAGCCAGCGGTGATTCACCTGagacgagtcagacag GgttgtgtttggttttggaGCTGAGAGATGACGGCAGAAGATGGGAGGAGCCCTGTGGACGACCTGTGCTGCCTGAATACAGAGGATACTGCCA GTTGCATTATAAGGAGCGTTTGGTGGAGCTCATTAACTGTTGCCGTGCCGACCCAGCAGTCGTCTTCAGTACAGCAGAGATGATAGCAGAACTTCAGCGCTGGCACGTTACAGTGCCGACCAAGAAACCAGACGAACCGGAGCCGCTGTACACCCACCGCCTCCGCCTG GCATTTTACATCCTGACCACAGGACAGGAAACCTGGTGTTGA